A genomic window from Vicinamibacterales bacterium includes:
- a CDS encoding response regulator: MIDESFLTTEEVLEYLQVNLRTVYRLIKAGKIPAIRVGRQWRFRKRDIDAWLESQRPRGGRSAPVSAPARTAAAGVGRPRVLVVDDEATIRDLLSKTLALAEYDVDLAPDGRAALDRLRMIPYDLLITDLKMPGVDGLTVIREARRLKADLPVIIITGFSNEASAIEAVNLGVSGYLTKPFRVPRVLAAAAKALGE; encoded by the coding sequence ATGATCGATGAAAGCTTCCTGACGACCGAAGAGGTACTCGAGTACCTCCAGGTCAACCTCCGGACGGTCTATCGCCTCATCAAAGCAGGAAAGATCCCGGCGATTCGCGTGGGGCGTCAGTGGCGCTTCCGGAAACGGGACATCGACGCATGGCTCGAAAGCCAGCGGCCGCGCGGCGGCCGCTCCGCGCCCGTGTCGGCGCCGGCACGGACGGCGGCGGCCGGCGTCGGACGCCCCCGCGTCCTGGTGGTGGACGACGAGGCGACGATCCGCGATCTGCTGTCGAAAACGCTCGCCCTCGCGGAGTACGACGTCGATCTCGCGCCCGACGGCCGCGCGGCGCTCGATCGCCTGCGAATGATCCCCTACGATCTGCTGATCACCGACCTGAAGATGCCGGGGGTCGACGGGTTGACCGTGATCCGTGAGGCGCGCCGCTTGAAGGCGGACCTGCCGGTCATCATCATCACCGGCTTCTCGAACGAAGCAAGCGCGATCGAAGCGGTCAACCTCGGGGTCTCCGGCTATCTGACCAAGCCGTTCCGCGTTCCCCGGGTACTCGCCGCCGCCGCCAAGGCGCTGGGCGAGTAA
- a CDS encoding ATP-binding protein — MISRLEREVRTHQRLRDLLLQFSRQVAVNHRLTPALETLAPEVRDALGAAGVEIWLHDRRARRLTLAASAGGREPGLQVAADAASHEAAEALRLERTAVRGPRLVAPLRGWRRALGALIITPPPGAPEDDGLVDFTHELARQLSVGIENVQLLEDILLQRRLLEDTFNSLVDLVAVVDLGMRIVQTNDAFASRVGATRQQLIGQNLAHLVSADTLAYVACPDPHDATTPAQRRVDDDRLNGTFLLTATPLTREDGTTHGRVLVARDITRQTRLEAERAALRERLAQSAKLASLGQFVAGIAHEMNNPLQGVLGHLELLIDMTEAARPVRRELKQIYQEAERAAKIVHNLLVFTGSHRMDRHRVPLDRVVTRAIASCAVQLQRGGVQVEREKGPRLRPVNVDAMLLQQALVNILLNAEHAVRGAPERRIRVTTSAGRTPDTVAVTVQDSGPGIAEEALPRIFDPFFTTKEVGQGTGLGLAITYGIVHEHDGTIAATNAPDGGAVFRIELPAAEG, encoded by the coding sequence ATGATCTCACGCCTCGAACGCGAGGTCCGGACCCACCAGCGCCTGCGCGATCTGCTGCTGCAGTTTTCCAGGCAAGTGGCTGTCAATCATCGACTTACGCCCGCGCTCGAGACGCTGGCGCCGGAGGTCCGCGACGCCCTCGGCGCCGCCGGGGTCGAAATCTGGCTGCACGACCGCCGCGCCAGGCGCCTCACGCTGGCCGCCTCCGCCGGCGGCCGCGAACCCGGCCTCCAGGTCGCGGCCGACGCCGCGTCCCACGAGGCCGCCGAGGCGCTTCGCCTCGAACGCACCGCCGTGCGCGGACCCCGCCTGGTGGCGCCGCTCCGGGGCTGGCGCCGCGCCCTGGGCGCGCTGATCATCACGCCGCCGCCGGGCGCACCCGAAGACGACGGGCTGGTCGATTTCACCCACGAGCTCGCGCGGCAGCTGTCGGTCGGCATCGAGAACGTGCAGCTGCTCGAGGACATCCTCCTGCAGCGCCGGCTGCTCGAAGACACGTTCAACTCGCTCGTCGATCTCGTCGCCGTCGTCGACCTCGGCATGCGCATCGTCCAGACCAACGATGCGTTCGCGTCGCGCGTCGGCGCGACGCGCCAGCAGCTGATCGGGCAGAACCTCGCCCACCTGGTGAGCGCCGACACGCTCGCTTACGTCGCCTGCCCGGATCCGCACGACGCCACCACGCCGGCGCAGCGGCGCGTAGACGACGACCGGCTGAACGGGACCTTCCTGCTGACGGCGACGCCGCTCACGCGGGAAGACGGCACCACCCACGGACGCGTGCTGGTCGCGCGCGACATCACGCGACAGACCCGCCTCGAAGCGGAGCGCGCGGCGCTGCGCGAGCGGCTGGCGCAGTCGGCCAAGCTGGCGTCCCTCGGGCAGTTCGTCGCCGGCATCGCGCACGAGATGAACAACCCGCTGCAGGGCGTGCTGGGGCATCTCGAGCTGCTGATCGACATGACCGAGGCGGCGCGGCCGGTGCGGCGCGAGCTGAAGCAGATCTACCAGGAAGCGGAACGGGCGGCGAAGATCGTGCACAACCTGCTGGTCTTCACCGGATCGCACCGCATGGATCGGCATCGGGTCCCGCTCGATCGCGTCGTGACGAGAGCGATCGCGAGCTGCGCGGTGCAGCTGCAGCGCGGCGGCGTTCAGGTGGAGCGCGAGAAGGGGCCGAGACTGCGGCCGGTCAACGTCGATGCGATGCTCCTGCAGCAGGCGCTCGTGAACATCCTGCTGAACGCCGAACACGCCGTGCGCGGCGCCCCGGAACGGCGCATTCGCGTGACCACGTCGGCGGGGCGAACGCCGGACACCGTCGCCGTCACGGTGCAGGACAGCGGACCGGGGATCGCCGAGGAAGCGCTGCCGCGGATCTTCGATCCGTTCTTCACCACGAAGGAAGTCGGGCAGGGCACCGGCCTGGGTCTCGCCATCACCTACGGCATCGTCCACGAGCACGACGGCACGATCGCGGCGACGAACGCGCCGGACGGGGGCGCGGTGTTCCGGATCGAGCTGCCCGCCGCTGAAGGGTGA
- a CDS encoding sigma-70 family RNA polymerase sigma factor — protein sequence MASTDEELVARSQGGDLESFNQLVVRWERPIYALAYRTIGREEDARDVCQETFLRAFRALKGFKGQAKFSSWLYRITLNLCRDWIRRERRQPVAQAPEGVDLIELASEQTPTETIEELVARHEIGQAVARAMAELPEEQRTAIILKEYHGLTFQEIADMLDCPLSTVKTRLYQGLSVLRRQLDREGVGRNHV from the coding sequence ATGGCATCGACCGACGAAGAACTGGTCGCCCGATCACAGGGTGGCGACCTGGAAAGCTTCAACCAGCTCGTGGTGCGCTGGGAGCGGCCGATCTATGCCCTCGCGTATCGGACGATCGGGCGCGAAGAAGATGCCCGCGACGTCTGTCAGGAGACGTTTCTCCGGGCGTTCCGCGCCCTGAAAGGGTTCAAAGGCCAGGCGAAGTTCTCGTCCTGGCTGTATCGCATCACGCTGAACCTGTGCCGCGACTGGATCCGCCGCGAGCGGCGGCAGCCGGTGGCGCAGGCGCCCGAAGGCGTGGACCTGATCGAGCTGGCGTCGGAGCAGACGCCGACCGAGACGATCGAGGAGCTGGTCGCGCGGCACGAGATCGGTCAAGCTGTCGCGCGCGCGATGGCGGAGCTGCCCGAAGAGCAGCGGACCGCGATCATCCTGAAGGAATACCACGGCCTGACGTTCCAGGAGATCGCCGACATGCTCGATTGTCCGCTGAGCACGGTGAAGACGCGCCTGTATCAGGGACTCAGCGTGCTGCGGCGTCAGCTGGATCGCGAAGGTGTTGGACGCAATCATGTGTGA
- a CDS encoding zf-HC2 domain-containing protein translates to MCDKERLVSYLYDDLADAERAAFERHVRDCGECRAELNALRGVRADLISWSPPQPDFGFRVVREPKVLPMRPSWRARWTPAAGLAAAAVLVLAIASAIARVEISSGPQGFTVRTGWSAAPGAPERPQAARRDVPLPASAAAGDAALIESLDRRLRALETAVREPGLVRNASLSARSRDWDAEIIRRVREMLAQSESRQQGELALRIAQVLRDVDAQRVEDLKRIQQGLRSVEATVNAEAAGHREVTNYILARQR, encoded by the coding sequence ATGTGTGACAAAGAGCGACTCGTTTCCTATCTCTACGACGACCTGGCGGATGCGGAGCGCGCGGCGTTCGAGCGCCACGTCCGCGACTGCGGCGAGTGCCGCGCCGAGTTGAACGCGCTGCGCGGCGTGCGCGCCGACCTCATTTCCTGGTCGCCGCCGCAGCCCGACTTCGGCTTCCGCGTCGTCCGCGAGCCGAAAGTGCTGCCGATGCGCCCGTCGTGGCGCGCGCGATGGACGCCGGCCGCGGGGCTGGCCGCCGCCGCGGTGCTCGTGCTGGCGATCGCGTCGGCGATCGCACGCGTCGAGATCAGCAGCGGTCCGCAGGGCTTCACCGTGCGGACCGGCTGGAGCGCGGCGCCCGGCGCACCCGAACGCCCGCAAGCGGCGCGTCGCGACGTGCCGCTGCCCGCGTCGGCCGCGGCGGGGGATGCCGCGCTGATCGAGTCGCTGGATCGGCGGCTGCGCGCGCTCGAAACGGCGGTGCGGGAACCGGGTCTCGTCCGCAACGCGTCGCTCTCGGCGCGCTCGCGCGACTGGGACGCGGAGATCATCCGCCGCGTGCGCGAGATGCTGGCGCAGAGCGAGAGCCGGCAGCAGGGCGAGCTGGCGCTCCGCATCGCCCAGGTGCTCCGCGACGTCGACGCGCAGCGGGTGGAAGATCTGAAGCGGATTCAACAGGGGCTGCGCTCGGTGGAGGCCACGGTCAATGCCGAAGCCGCGGGACATCGCGAGGTGACGAACTACATCCTCGCGAGGCAGAGGTAA
- a CDS encoding amino acid permease, with the protein MIDPIPAPPPSAAGVDVTLERRLGPLDAAAIVVSNVIGGGIFFVPIIVAQMVPHPGWMLGLWLAGGLLAFVGAMAFAELAAVRPHAGGEYVYLRDAYGPLAAFLTGWTSFIAGFSGAIAASAIALADYVTRFVPAAASAEKFIAVSAIAILTLIHVRGLGPGRLVQNLLAGLKVTAILLIIAFGFAIGNGDAANLSAVAGEARPMPWLLALVPVMFSYSGWNAAAYVAEEVRNPSRNVPLALGLGTAAVIVLYLALNALYLFALPISELAAVGGGRLMDTVAERLFGFATGNLLAVFTIISLAASISAMVLAGPRVYFAMARDGIFVRAAGRVHPRFHTPATAIVAQAVWSCVLVLSGTLSQLVNYTGFAVVLFAGIAVSALFPLRRRRGGAARPFSAFGYPWAPAIFVLASALMVGNAFWREPIPTTVGAGLIALGIPVYFAFRTARRP; encoded by the coding sequence GTGATCGATCCCATTCCAGCGCCGCCGCCGTCCGCGGCTGGCGTCGACGTCACGCTGGAGCGGCGCCTCGGCCCGCTCGACGCCGCCGCCATCGTCGTGTCGAACGTCATCGGCGGGGGCATTTTCTTCGTCCCGATCATCGTCGCGCAGATGGTGCCGCACCCGGGGTGGATGCTCGGGCTGTGGCTCGCCGGCGGCCTGCTGGCGTTCGTCGGCGCGATGGCGTTCGCCGAGCTGGCGGCGGTGCGGCCGCACGCGGGCGGCGAGTACGTCTATCTGCGCGACGCCTACGGTCCGCTCGCGGCCTTTCTCACCGGGTGGACGTCGTTCATCGCCGGCTTTTCCGGCGCGATTGCCGCCAGCGCGATCGCGCTCGCCGATTACGTCACCCGCTTCGTGCCTGCCGCGGCGAGCGCCGAGAAATTCATCGCCGTATCGGCGATCGCCATCCTGACGCTGATTCACGTGCGCGGGCTCGGTCCGGGGCGTCTCGTGCAGAACCTGCTCGCGGGATTGAAGGTGACGGCGATTCTGCTGATCATCGCCTTCGGCTTCGCGATTGGAAACGGCGACGCGGCGAATCTGTCGGCGGTGGCGGGCGAGGCGCGGCCGATGCCCTGGCTGCTCGCGCTGGTGCCGGTGATGTTCAGCTACTCGGGATGGAACGCCGCCGCGTATGTCGCCGAAGAGGTGCGCAATCCGTCGCGCAACGTTCCGCTCGCGCTCGGGCTGGGGACGGCGGCGGTGATCGTCCTGTATCTGGCGTTGAACGCGCTGTATCTGTTCGCGCTGCCGATCAGCGAGCTCGCCGCGGTCGGCGGCGGACGCCTGATGGATACGGTGGCGGAGCGGCTGTTCGGCTTTGCGACGGGCAATCTTCTCGCCGTGTTCACCATCATCAGTCTGGCGGCGAGCATCAGCGCGATGGTGCTGGCCGGCCCGCGCGTGTACTTCGCGATGGCGCGCGACGGAATTTTCGTCCGCGCCGCCGGCCGGGTGCACCCGCGCTTCCACACCCCGGCGACGGCCATCGTCGCGCAGGCGGTGTGGAGCTGCGTCCTCGTGCTGTCGGGGACGCTGTCGCAGCTGGTGAACTACACCGGCTTCGCGGTGGTGCTGTTCGCCGGCATCGCGGTGAGCGCGCTGTTCCCGCTGCGCCGCCGGCGCGGCGGCGCGGCGCGTCCGTTCTCCGCGTTCGGCTATCCGTGGGCGCCGGCGATCTTCGTCCTGGCCAGCGCGCTGATGGTCGGCAACGCCTTCTGGCGCGAGCCGATCCCGACCACGGTCGGCGCCGGCCTGATCGCGCTCGGCATCCCCGTCTACTTCGCGTTCCGCACCGCCCGTCGTCCCTGA
- a CDS encoding PEGA domain-containing protein, translating into MKVRNYSLAVVLAAFAVAVPPALAQSPREGGSPSAGGGDRAGGGGAGNSGNASSGGGGGGVATGGGGGGASSGGGASFSSPSGVSATSPNVSFGERSVRTTAPARRTEFAGWAATSASGDGQARPRPAGSAGSGGSGGSGERAVPRGSGASGGRDASGVGNNNGGRTRNAPTPTESNANNTAGEREVPNWSRPRGDRPVTGVAVERTGPPPVRDGSYRGRYYDPYFYGYGYGYPGSYYNYYYPYSFGLGYGLYSGFGWNPYFGDPWDPYYSGYAGSGGYSSGIYNTRDQGHLKLKVKPRNAKVYVDGFFVGLVDEFDGAFQKLALNGGRHKVEVRAEGYETAEFDVLITPDQTVTFQGELKKIQ; encoded by the coding sequence ATGAAGGTTCGCAATTACAGCCTCGCAGTCGTGCTCGCGGCGTTTGCGGTTGCCGTGCCGCCGGCGCTGGCGCAGAGCCCGAGAGAGGGCGGATCCCCCTCGGCGGGTGGTGGCGACCGGGCGGGCGGCGGTGGTGCGGGTAACAGCGGCAACGCCTCCAGCGGCGGCGGAGGCGGCGGCGTCGCGACCGGCGGCGGGGGCGGCGGCGCCAGCTCCGGCGGAGGCGCGTCGTTCAGCTCGCCATCGGGCGTCTCGGCGACCTCACCCAACGTCAGCTTCGGCGAGCGCAGCGTGCGGACGACGGCGCCGGCTCGGCGCACCGAGTTCGCCGGCTGGGCGGCCACGAGCGCGAGCGGCGACGGACAGGCGAGACCGCGTCCGGCGGGTTCCGCCGGTTCGGGTGGATCGGGTGGATCGGGTGAGCGCGCGGTGCCACGCGGCTCGGGTGCCAGCGGCGGACGTGACGCGAGCGGCGTCGGCAACAACAACGGCGGCCGGACGCGCAACGCGCCCACGCCGACCGAGTCGAACGCGAACAACACCGCGGGGGAGCGCGAAGTTCCCAACTGGAGCCGTCCGCGCGGCGATCGGCCGGTCACCGGCGTTGCCGTCGAGCGCACCGGTCCTCCGCCCGTCCGTGATGGCTCGTACCGCGGCCGCTACTACGATCCGTACTTCTACGGCTACGGGTACGGCTATCCCGGGTCCTACTACAACTACTACTATCCGTACAGCTTCGGGCTCGGCTACGGGCTGTATTCGGGCTTCGGCTGGAACCCGTACTTCGGCGATCCGTGGGATCCGTACTACTCGGGGTATGCCGGGTCCGGCGGCTATTCGTCCGGGATTTACAACACCCGCGACCAGGGTCATCTGAAGCTGAAGGTCAAGCCGCGGAACGCCAAGGTCTACGTCGACGGCTTCTTCGTCGGCCTCGTCGACGAGTTCGACGGCGCGTTCCAGAAGCTCGCGCTGAACGGCGGCCGCCACAAGGTGGAGGTCCGCGCCGAGGGCTACGAGACCGCCGAGTTCGACGTGCTGATCACGCCGGACCAGACCGTCACGTTCCAGGGAGAGTTGAAGAAGATTCAGTAA
- the hslV gene encoding ATP-dependent protease subunit HslV, which yields MFHATTVLAVRHNGQSVMASDGQVTFGETVVKQRARKIRRLYNERILAGFAGSAADSFALFARFEAKLEQYRGNLERSAVELAKDWRSDRILRRLEAMLVVMDAQATYLLSGNGDLIEPDDGIVAIGSGGAYALAAAKALAAHTTLDARGIAEQAMHIAAEICIYSNDSLTVEVL from the coding sequence ATGTTTCACGCAACCACAGTTCTGGCCGTCCGGCACAACGGCCAGTCGGTCATGGCCAGCGACGGCCAGGTCACGTTCGGCGAAACCGTCGTCAAGCAGCGCGCCCGCAAGATCCGGCGGCTCTACAACGAGCGCATTCTGGCCGGATTCGCCGGATCCGCGGCGGATTCGTTCGCCCTCTTCGCGCGGTTCGAAGCCAAGCTGGAGCAGTACCGCGGCAATCTCGAACGGTCCGCCGTGGAGCTGGCCAAGGACTGGCGGAGCGACCGCATCCTCCGCCGCCTGGAGGCGATGCTCGTCGTCATGGACGCGCAGGCCACGTATTTACTATCAGGCAATGGCGACCTGATCGAGCCCGACGACGGCATCGTCGCGATTGGATCGGGCGGCGCGTATGCGCTCGCCGCCGCCAAGGCGCTCGCCGCGCACACGACGCTCGACGCCCGCGGCATCGCGGAACAGGCCATGCACATCGCCGCGGAGATCTGTATCTACTCCAACGATTCACTGACCGTCGAAGTCCTGTAA
- the hslU gene encoding ATP-dependent protease ATPase subunit HslU has protein sequence MPIYLPETTSSTIQSLTPRQIVAELDKYVVGQHQAKRAVAIALRNRMRRRKLPAEMAAEVAPKNILMIGPTGVGKTEIARRLAKLAQSPFLKIEASKFTEVGYVGRDVESMIRDLTEIAVDLVREERTADVREKARQAAEERVLDLLLPPLPASSEYDDNAASVREQAQRTREKLREQLRDGRLDHKHLEIEVRDKSFPSFEIIQGGSVEEVDINVKDMLPGLFQGRTRKRRVPVPEALDTLRQEEEQKLIDMDSVARAAVERVQEAGIIFIDEIDKVAGREGGHGPDVSREGVQRDILPIVEGTTVNTKYGMVKTDHILFIAAGAFHVSKPSDLIPELQGRFPIRVELEPLGRQDFVRILTEPKNALVRQYMALLGTEGVTLQFTPDAIERLADVATMVNERTENIGARRLHTVMEKLLDVVSFDAPDLEEKSLTIDTAYVDRMLSEIARNEDLSRYIL, from the coding sequence ATGCCGATCTACCTTCCGGAGACCACCAGCTCCACGATCCAGTCGCTCACGCCGCGGCAGATCGTCGCCGAGCTCGACAAATACGTCGTCGGGCAGCACCAGGCCAAGCGCGCCGTGGCGATCGCGCTGCGCAACCGCATGCGCCGGCGCAAGCTGCCGGCGGAAATGGCCGCCGAGGTCGCGCCGAAGAACATCCTCATGATCGGTCCGACCGGCGTCGGCAAGACCGAGATCGCCCGCCGCCTCGCGAAGCTGGCGCAGTCGCCGTTCCTGAAGATCGAGGCGTCGAAGTTCACCGAGGTCGGCTACGTCGGCCGCGACGTCGAATCGATGATCCGCGACCTCACCGAGATCGCCGTGGACCTGGTGCGCGAGGAGCGCACCGCGGACGTGCGCGAGAAGGCGCGGCAGGCGGCGGAGGAGCGGGTGCTCGATCTGCTGTTGCCGCCGCTGCCGGCGTCGTCCGAGTACGACGACAACGCGGCGTCGGTGCGCGAGCAGGCCCAGCGCACGCGCGAGAAGCTGCGCGAGCAGCTCCGCGACGGGCGGCTGGATCACAAACACCTCGAGATCGAGGTCCGCGACAAGTCGTTCCCCTCGTTCGAGATCATCCAGGGCGGATCGGTCGAGGAAGTGGACATCAACGTCAAGGACATGCTGCCCGGGCTGTTCCAGGGACGCACGCGCAAGCGCCGGGTGCCGGTGCCCGAGGCGCTCGACACGCTGCGGCAGGAAGAGGAGCAGAAGCTGATCGACATGGACAGCGTCGCGCGCGCCGCGGTCGAGCGCGTGCAGGAAGCGGGGATCATCTTCATCGACGAGATCGACAAGGTCGCCGGGCGCGAGGGGGGACACGGTCCCGACGTCAGCCGCGAAGGCGTGCAGCGCGACATCCTGCCGATCGTCGAGGGGACGACGGTGAACACCAAGTACGGAATGGTGAAGACGGACCACATCCTCTTCATCGCCGCGGGCGCCTTCCACGTGTCGAAGCCGTCGGACCTGATTCCGGAGCTGCAGGGGCGGTTCCCGATCCGCGTCGAGCTCGAGCCGCTCGGGCGTCAGGACTTCGTGCGGATCCTCACCGAGCCCAAGAACGCGCTGGTGCGTCAGTACATGGCGCTGCTCGGCACCGAAGGGGTGACGCTGCAGTTCACGCCCGACGCGATCGAGCGCCTCGCCGACGTGGCGACGATGGTGAACGAGCGCACCGAGAACATCGGCGCCCGCCGTCTGCACACGGTCATGGAGAAGCTGCTCGACGTGGTCTCGTTCGACGCCCCGGATCTCGAAGAGAAGTCGCTGACGATCGACACCGCGTACGTGGACCGGATGCTCAGCGAGATCGCGCGCAACGAAGATCTCTCGCGCTACATCCTCTGA
- a CDS encoding fumarylacetoacetate hydrolase family protein → MRKFYRIEHKGTARHAVEEGGAWRLLDGDLFGACRAGEEIAPPHRLLAPVLPSKMVCIGLNYKDHAAEQNKPLPASPLMFIKPSTSAIGPGESIVIPPDIGRVDHEAEVGVVIGRRARHVKEADARDYVLGLTCFNDVTARELQQKGAQYTHAKGFDTFAALGPCVAEVDYRVPGGVGVQGWVNGEKRQDSSTAQLVFSIDYLVAYITRVMTLLPGDIIATGTPSGIGPLRPGDRVTIKVAGVGELTNAVTGEQP, encoded by the coding sequence ATGAGGAAGTTCTACCGGATCGAACACAAGGGCACTGCGCGCCACGCCGTCGAGGAGGGAGGCGCGTGGCGTCTGCTCGACGGCGACCTCTTCGGCGCCTGTCGCGCGGGGGAGGAGATTGCGCCGCCGCACCGCCTGCTCGCGCCGGTGCTGCCGTCGAAGATGGTGTGCATCGGGCTGAACTACAAGGATCACGCCGCGGAGCAGAACAAGCCGCTGCCGGCCTCGCCGCTGATGTTCATCAAGCCGTCCACCTCGGCGATCGGGCCGGGTGAGTCGATCGTGATTCCGCCGGACATCGGCCGCGTCGATCACGAGGCGGAGGTCGGCGTCGTCATCGGCCGCCGGGCGCGGCACGTGAAGGAGGCGGACGCGCGCGATTACGTGCTCGGACTGACCTGCTTCAACGACGTGACGGCGCGCGAGCTGCAGCAGAAAGGGGCGCAGTACACGCACGCCAAGGGATTCGACACCTTTGCCGCGCTCGGACCGTGCGTGGCCGAGGTCGATTACCGCGTCCCCGGCGGCGTGGGCGTGCAGGGATGGGTCAATGGCGAGAAGCGGCAGGATTCGTCGACCGCGCAGCTGGTGTTCTCGATCGACTACCTCGTCGCCTACATCACCAGGGTGATGACGCTGCTGCCCGGAGACATCATCGCCACCGGCACGCCGTCGGGCATCGGGCCGCTGCGCCCGGGAGATCGCGTCACCATCAAGGTCGCGGGCGTCGGCGAGCTGACGAACGCAGTTACGGGGGAACAGCCATGA
- the fsa gene encoding fructose-6-phosphate aldolase: MKIFIDSGNLKDIEKLVPLGIIDGITTNPSLLAKESGDYREILKRICQLVKGPTSAEVVETEAQAMFKQGRDLAKIDDWIVVKVPLTRDGIQACKALSSDGIKVNVTLCFSPAQALLAAKVGATYISPFVGRLDDVSTPGMDLIRDIVEIYRHYDFATEVLVASTRSPMHIVEAARLGADICTCPPAVIDALFNHPLTDVGLKKFLADWEKAYGAGAAR; the protein is encoded by the coding sequence ATGAAGATCTTCATCGATTCCGGGAACCTCAAGGACATCGAAAAGCTGGTGCCGCTCGGCATCATCGACGGCATCACCACCAACCCGTCCCTGCTCGCGAAGGAGTCGGGGGACTATCGCGAGATCCTGAAGCGGATCTGCCAGCTGGTGAAGGGGCCGACCAGCGCCGAGGTGGTCGAGACCGAGGCGCAGGCCATGTTCAAGCAGGGGCGCGACCTCGCGAAGATCGACGACTGGATCGTCGTGAAGGTGCCGCTGACGCGCGACGGCATCCAGGCCTGCAAGGCGCTGTCGAGCGACGGCATCAAGGTCAACGTCACGCTGTGCTTCTCGCCGGCGCAGGCGCTGCTTGCCGCCAAGGTCGGCGCCACCTACATCAGCCCGTTCGTCGGCCGGCTGGACGACGTCTCCACGCCCGGCATGGATCTGATTCGCGACATTGTCGAGATCTACCGGCACTACGACTTCGCCACCGAGGTGCTGGTCGCGAGCACCCGCAGCCCGATGCACATCGTCGAAGCGGCGCGCCTCGGCGCCGACATCTGCACCTGCCCGCCGGCGGTGATCGATGCGCTCTTCAACCATCCGCTGACCGACGTCGGGCTGAAGAAGTTCCTCGCCGACTGGGAAAAGGCGTACGGCGCGGGGGCTGCCAGGTAG